In Mustela erminea isolate mMusErm1 chromosome 7, mMusErm1.Pri, whole genome shotgun sequence, the genomic stretch CCTCGGCCCCCGCCACAGCTGCTCCTCCCGATTGGCCATAAGCAACCGCAGCGAGCCGGAGGCGCAAGGGGTTGTGGGGAGCGTAGTTTTTCCCGTCACGGGGGTTGACAACCCTAGACTGCGGAGAGTTGCACCGACTCAGACCCAGTCTCGGTTCCTGCCGCCAGATCTGCAGGGCTCGGCAGCATGGGAAGAGTGTGCGGGTACGACTCTAAGGTTCCGACAGGGGGCCACGGGGCTACCCCTCGCCGGTTACCTGCCCCTAGAAGTTTAGTTACTGCGAAGGGCATCGCTCCTGGGGCGCTAGCCCAGAAGAGCCCTCTCTACTCAAGCGGTCCAACCGGGGACCAGATGGGCAAGGACTCTAGGATGTGTAGGGTTAATCCCGGAAAGCTTTCTGCAAGGACTTGCACTGCGGAATCCTCACGCAGTTCCTTCTGTGGCTACCTTGCCCCCTCCCCTTGTGCTCTCCAGCCATCCTGACACCCAGAGCATGCTGGGCGCTCCCCGCCCCTGACCCTTGAACATTCTGAACCCAGAGAACTCCGTAACTTTTTATCTTTGCCTGACCCCTGCTCTTCTGACCTCAGCCTACACATTGCATTTCCCGATCCATCACCCTACTTCCCCATAATCCACTTCCGCTCCTATAGTACCCAGCACTTTTTTGCAGCCTAGGTACTTACAGTTACTTATGGTTCTGCGTATGTTTCCTACTGTAAGGTCCATAGGACAGGAGGTGTTCTACCGCCGAGTCCTCAGTGCCAGGCTTGGCAGGGTTTGCAGCAAGGACTCAAATATTCGCTGACTGTGTGAGTTAAACAGTGGGAGCTTCAGAGCCTGGGAAGGCTCCACTTTATTTGTCCAACTAAGGAAGATCCATCCCCAGTCTAATTCCCAAGCAGGAgagaattgggggtggggaggggggttcagTAGTGTTTATTAGGCACTACAAGGACTTTAGGTAAGAGAGAGCAGCACATACACAGGGCAAGACACCAGCAAGGATGATAATAAACCCACTTATGTAATATAGAGTAGAAGATTCCTAGCTGAATTAGCTGGTCAGTGAGCCAGGCTACGGCAGGGGAGGAAAGCTGTCTGTTTTACCCAAGAGGACAGTAGAAATATTTTTGACCTTAGGGAATCCCACTTTAGGTCTTCTTCCTCTCATGGTGAGGTGGTGAGGTGCAGCATTGGCTCGTGCCTGCCCATGTCTTTCTGGACAATGCACGATCTAAAGTAGtcagttcctcatctgtcaacaagaaccataagaaacAGACTATTCCTAAAGCCAGAGAGTGGTGCTCACTAGCCATGAAGAATCATTTGTATCTTGGATTTGTATCTTTCCCAGCCAGACTAAGCGGTCTCAGAATAAGAATCAGGTCTTTTATCCTCTGTATTCTCCCACAGTATTCAAGGAATGTAGGTTTCTTGGCAAAGACAAGACTGAGTCCAGGCCACTGGGCAATGCTGTGCTGCCCCTAGTGTTAGTACAGAGGCAGTGACACTCCAAAACACCATCACCTGCCTTCTCCCCCAGAAAGCCTCCTTTtcatacatttatcaaaacaggaacaccactgagccacctgcagTATGGGAactttttattcttcataaaGTGCTCAAAACATGAAGAACAAGAGTTACAACTAGGAAGACAAACAGCAAAGCAGAACTgtgcctgctctctgcccaccCTGCCTGCAACTCTCCACGTTGTGGCCAGGAGCAGAAACGTCCGACAAGAACCTTGGGCTTCAACTCACAACTCTCCTGAAGACATCCTTGCCCTGGGCATTTTGGAGGGCCATGGTCAAGGACGAGCAGAAGATCAGGGTCAGGGCTGATAATGAGTAGAGCCCGGAAGAATATGTAGTAGAAGAggtctccccttccttcccccagaagaGATACCTACCCAATTCCCAATGACCCCCCCAAAAACATGACCCAAGACCTGCACACCTGTGGACCCTTTCTCAGCTTTGATAAGTGATCCTTAGGGTAGATAACATTACAGGGACTTTCccctcatgtgtgtgtgtggcggggggggggggggtcctctgcTTCATCCTGGCAGAAGACATCACCCATAGTGCACATTTCCTTCCAAGGCTTTCAGAGAGATCCCATAGGCCCTCTCAGGAAGAAAAGAGGTCCCAGAGGAGCTCTTGCCTCCTTGCTGGGTCAACAGTGTCCTCCTTCAGCACCTCCTCACCCCAAAACCTTTGTTCAAACAGGGTACCCCAAGTCACTAAAGGTTCCCTGCAGATGCCACGGGAAGCCTGCCATATTTTCTGCAAGCAAACCAGGGGCTGGACCAAAGGACAGACACTTCATTTCAAAGTGCACTGCAACCAAGCCAGGCAAGGCCACGGGCAGAAGGGACAGGCTGGGAGAGCAGCTAGCAGATGACGGGAGGGCAACGAAGGCTTTTTCCTAAGTATAGGCAGAACGGGACCTCCTACTTCCAGAATGTAGTTGTTATCCCAGGAACCTTCTCAGTTGGGGTTGAGGGACGAAGAGAAGGTGGCAGGAACATTAAAGGAGCAGTGGCAGCTTCGCCAGGCCCTTAACTGAAATTAAGGGCACAGGGCACAGCAAGGCTGACCCATCCTCCTTTCCCATACCCAGGGCCTGACAGATCTGGCCCCATGTGctcaagagggagggaggggggacactaaacggagagagagagaggtctacATCCAGAGGTTCTTGACCCCACCCACAAAAGGCACATTTTAATTGGTTTCCAAAAGTTCAAACCCCGCAGTAGCACAGAGTTTTGGCATCTGgacaggcaacaaaaacaaacatggaGGGTTGATCCCCAAACATAAGCAGCCCAAAGCCCCGAGGCCTGCGGAGGGGCCCACAGCCCAGAGGTGTGCAAGGAGTGTTCTCCCCACCCTTTCCCCAGCTTTTCATGCATTCACATGAGAGATGCTCAATGGGAAGACCAGAAGAGGAGGGCGGCGGGGGCCTGGAGAATCCACATCTCCATCTCCCTTCGTCCACATGGCCCTCGCTCTGCCAACTGCTGGAACACACAGAATCGGGACACAGCAGAGACGAGACCAAATCATGCTCCTTGCTCTCAAGGGAACAGATACGAGGCTCCAGTTACCTAGAACTGCAAACTGGGCAGCCTGGTTCCTGCCACAGCCCCAGTAATGCTAGGAGAGCCCTCTAGGGGCTGGACACAGACGACAACGGGGACAAGGGTTTAGCCTTGGATGAAATGACTGTTGTTGTGGGGTAATAAAGTGCGTCCCAGATGCCATATCAAATTGTTGCTCACCCTGGCTCTGACTTGAGGGCTGAATTCTTTGTTCCAATTCCCTGGAGCCCCCAAAACTAAGGGACATGAAAATAGGCAGGTGGGGAAGACCCACGGGGGGTTCCCAAAGACACACGAATTGTACATGGAACTTGATGCCTGCGATGGGATTCCCCATGGGCCCCTCTTCCAGCACCCCccacagaggcaggaggcagggggagcaaGGAGTGACAATGGAGGACAGACAGCAGCCTGCCCGGGTGAGAGTGAGTTCAGTGGGACGGAGGGAAGCGCAGGCCCAGTTTGGGCAGTGGGTCCACGTGACCctcccaggggcaggggtggggagggctacTTGGGAGGGTCAGGGGGGATCTGCAGCAGTGTGGGTGAGGTCTCCATGATCCGCACCAGCAGCCGGTCAATGTAGCTCTCCAGCTCCTGCACGTGCTCGTCCCGCTGGCTCAGCTCCCGCTCCCGCTGCAGGAGCAGGCCGATGAGCTCGTCGTGGGTCAGGTGGTAGTACTTGGCCGACTGGTCCAGCACACCTGAGTCCTGAGGCCGGGGAGAACAGTGAGCAGGGCGGCCTCAGGCCTACCTGCCCACCCACCCAACAACACCCAGGTTTCAACCTATAGGCCCCGGAGCGGCCTCTGTCTCCAATGCAAGAGACCGCCTAACTGGCTTCAGGGCTCCGGCGTTGGGGACTGGGCCTGTtcttccctccaccctgcccaGCACGCAGCTCCTGACCTCGGGCCGCCTGGCCGCTCTCCACCGCGCCACATGCCTGGCATCCTCTCGGGCCTCACCTTCAGCCTCTTGGTGTCCACAGTCTGGCCCACTTGGGGGGCTGGAGCCACAGGCTGAATGCCGCCGGATGTGACCGTCTTGAGCTTCTCCAGCCCGCTGCTCAGAGCTGTACTCAGACTGGAGCGGGGCTGCTTCCTGTCTGGGCTGCCCTCCACGGGAGCAGCACTGAGCGGCTTCACAGGGTGGGGACTGcggagacagaaaggagaggcGTTACGGGGAGTGGGGAGCAGCATAACGGAAACGGGCTGGGGGGGCGCACCAGCACTTGACGGCAGCTGCCCCTCACCAGAAGGCCTCAGGGCAGCTGCCACCAGTGCTCCTCAGCaggccttcctccctcctccctcactgcTCTCCTCACTCCTCTCCATTTTACTCCCTCAGAAGGCCTGCCCCCCTCAAAGGAGCAGCACAGCCCGGCCCACGACCTTCCCGGCACCTCCGGCCAGTCTCTGCCAAGACCaccccctctgcttccctccctctacCACACTGGAACCTTTCTCTAGGGGACTGACCGACCCTTCTAGGGTCTACAATTTCCCACGACTGGGGACTCACAGGCTGTGGGGCTTTCAGTGCTAAAACCTGGAAAGACTTGAGCAAACTGGGACACTTTGCTGTTGTCTCTAAAcctgttttttttcccatcagcACTGACAATGGCCCGAGAAAGacacctggctctctgccctCAGTCATGCcccagctccccttcctctctaccCAGCCCCACCAGAGCACACAGACTGCACTGTCTCTAGAAGTTCTTACCTTTTGTTGATTCCTCAACCCATCAGAATGGGGACCTTGGCCCCACCAGCCTAGCACAAGTGCTCCTGCTGAGCCCACCAACCCCTCAGCTCTCCACTCACTGACCTCTCTGTGGACTTGACTCCTGGACCACTCCTTGCTTTGGCCTGCTCTCCCTCATTTCCCACCAAGACCTCCATCTGGTTTTCTGACTTCTCGCAGTCTCTTCTCAGTCTTAACCGCTAGCCTGCCCTTGGATCCCTTCCTTTCCCACCTTGGCCCCCACCGCCCCTAATGTCATCCCCAGCCTGGACCTCAGCCCCGAGCTCTAGGCCCACACAGAGCTGGAGGCTGGCTGGCTCCACTCTGGGTCCAGCTTAGGCTCACCGCACTGGCCTCTACACCTATCCTCTCCTGTGTCCCCCCTCCCAGCAGCATATGGCTCCAGCCAGACCCTGGTGAATCCCTGATTCCCAGGCCTCAGCTCCAGGGCTAACAAACATTGAACCTGCTGCCCCTCACCTTCTCTCGCCCTGGCCCCTTTGCTCCCCGTCAGTGCTGGCTACACCGCCTTCGGCTACACCTGCTGCCACTCATCTCCTCGAGGGAGTCTTGCCCACCTCCAACCACTGCTCTATTCTAATGGGATGGTGATCTCAGCTTCTTCGATGTTCAAACAGCCTCCACTGGCTCCCTATCAGATAAGAAAACACGGTCTCTAATAGAATAAATTAGAATAGAATGCCCTTTCTTCCTGGGCCTCCACTCCACACACTGCTGCAAACCAGGAAAAGCGCTCTTTCTCACCTTCAGGTGGTCCCTCTGCACAACACCTGCCCTTCGCCTGCTGGCCTTTCACCTGCTGGCCAGCTAACTCCTCCTCGTGTTTCAAAGCCATGCAAGGCCACCTCCTCTAGGAAACTTTCCTGATTCCCCTAAGCTGACTACAGGGACCCCGCTCTGGGATCCCTCAGCACCCCAGACCTGTGACAGGTATGCAAACTTCTAGCACCGGACCCCAAATCAATTAACCTTTCCCCAAGGGACCTCTTAAAATCTATGGTCAATTCACAGAGCTTTTGGACTATTTAGAAGTAGGAAGCAAAATGATTTAGCCCAAGGCCCTGGACTCTGTCAGAAGAGGGACAGCCCAGGCCCAGAGAAGCCAGTTCTGTTACTCAGGATAGGGCCATGGATTCCTGGGACGAGTGGCAGAGAGGccgggtggtgggggggagggccgACAGCAGGGAAACCAACATCTCTCCTCCCACCTAGGAGTCTGCATTAGGGACAGGAGCTTAAAAGCTGCTCTCCTGAGACCCACAGACTGTgcccaggggagggaaggaatagCCAGGTGGCATACAGAAACCCTGAACGGGTCCTGGGCTCTCAATCGGATTGGCCCCACACATCGGAGGGAGCCTGGACCCCAGAGATCTTAAGGCCATTTCCTCCTCTGAGAAATGGGGACAGCTCTATTTGGCCCATCTACTTGAGGATGGAGGGACATGCTGAATTCAGACATGAAGCCCACTATAAAGGGAATGAAGCTTCCCAAAGGTAGTTAGTATAAGCAGAAGTGAGACTAGAATACAGCAAGGCCAGCTAAGGATGCTCTCATCACTGCAAAGACACCGTGACCACCTCCTCTTCCCAACCTCTGGGGACGGCTTCACTGCGTGCCACTGGCACAGCAGCTCAGGGTAGCCCagactccttccctcccacttctcatgtaTCAGCAGGGGCCCCCTAGGCCAGCTCCTCATGGGtgcctgtctgtctccctcactggATTGGGAACTGTCCAGGTACACCATGGGGACAGTGTTCCTCATCTCTATGCAGTGTCTGACACAGCGTGGAGGTGCAGTGAACTGGGGTTACTACCTGTATGAGCTGGCAGGCAGGGGTTCCGGTCCAGGACCCCCAGAttgccctgctcagcagaaagagCAGccacctctgctccccccacttcTTCAGTCAGGGCTTCTAGGGTACTAGCCTCCTTCTGGACTTCGCTGCCCCCATCAACTCCAAGCGACCTGTGTCTCCTGACCTCAGCTCTGGCCATCCCTCACCAATCAACCTAGTGGGGAGGTCACAGCCTCATCATTCTTCTTAAACAAACCAATGCCACAGTGACCACAATCACAGAGGCATCCAGAGGCCACGCAGGCCTGTCTTAAGCACCTCAGGACCACTCCCTGAAAAGGCGCAGACGCAAGCCAATGAGGCACCTGATGGGGCTACAGACCGATtcttctgggggcaggggtgtggtcgtttcatttttctttttgtcctcaaCAGCGCTTGGGCTTTCTCTCCAACAGAGCTCGGTACCAGTCCCTCCTCTGGCTCTCTTGCCTCCCACAGCCCACTTCCCTGTGGCTCCCATCTGACAAGTGTCACTGCCCCGGCACCCAGCGCCCCTCGCAGCCGAAGGCATGAgctcttctcccccttcccctgccagcCCACACTGGCTCTGCCCACTCCATTCCTCACTCCCTGTACCTCAAACTTTGCGGGGCACTCTGCTTGGCCAAGGACCCTGGGAGGAGACAGCTTCCAAGCCAGTCTCACTGAAGGGCTCCATTCTTCAAAGCTTCCCCTCTCCTGCCTTTCCGGGAAGAAACGCTCCATCTGCCCCTGGAAGGGCTGAGGCTGGAATGTGAACACCTCGGCCCCTGGGCTGCTTTGCCCCCTTTTCCCACCTTCTCCTGCAGAGTCTTCTCAGGGTGATAGCTCACCTGGCGCTGGACTGTGGCTCCTCAGCTGGTCGTGTCTCCAAGGGCAGAAGCACAAGCGGGGAGGCTGGGGTGGTTGCAGCGTGGTCTTCCccgggtggggcaggggagcccccgggggaggaggctggctccccaagggttggggaggaagaagtCAGGGGCTgagctccaggcagaggggaacATGGAGGGCTGGGGCCCCCATGATGGTGGCCGGCCCAGGACGGGAGAGGGGGTGGTGGAAAAGCAGGCTCTGGGGGAGTGGGCAGCTCTTCTGGACCAGAGAGGATGGAAGGTTCCCTGGACCCTGGAGGGGATATGGACGGGAGACTGGGGGGGTCTTGGCTCTCCTGAGACAAGAAGGGGTTCAAGGCGTCCTCCTCTGATGCCCACACGTCAGTGTGTTGGGAGCTATCTAGCAGGGGTCCAAGCCCCTCTTCTACTGGTCCCTGCCTCCGGGCCTCAGGACCCTCAgggctttctcctttctctggagCCCCCCAGATCTGCAGACTCTGAGGAGCCACGCTCTCTGAGTAACAGGGTACGGGGGTGGGACCCTCAGGGCAGCTGGTGGGTGGGGATAAGGGCAGCTGAGGCACGGGAGGGCCGGCACCCTCCGCTTTATCTTGCAGGCCTGGCCCACACGGCAGGGTTCCGGAAGAATGGCTGTCAGACTCTGCCCCCGGTGTCTGGACCTCCTCCTTGGCCTCCCGTGGACCAGCAACCAGTGGACTTGGAAGGCTGTcttctcctcctgtctctgccccccTGCTTCTCAGCCCCCCTGCAGCAGCCGCCACCactgccacctcctcctccttctcctgggaCTCTGAAGGCGTGAAGAGGCGTGGTGGCTTGGGAGGTGGCCTGCCGGGCTGCGGCTCCCGGTCTGACACCTGCTTAGGTTTGTGCTCCGGCTCCTGGGGGACAGGCCCCTTGCTCCCCCCAGGGCTCACAGGTTCCGGTGACTCTGGCTGCATCTGCTCATCAGACTCTCCCCGCAGGACTGGTGAGGACGTCTCGGCTACAGGAGAGATGGTGAGCATATCCCAGGGCCACGAATCGTCGACTGTATTGAGCTCGTGCGAAAGCTGGCCTTCGCCTCGGGAGGCCGCCTCTTGGACCTCAGGGGCGTCGTCGGGACCAGGCAGCCTTTCCCACACACTGATCACTTCAGGGGAGCTAAACAGAGACGTCGCACTGTCTGCCGGACTCTGCCCTGCATCCCCTCCAGGGGCTGGCGGCTCCCTGTCTGCTTCGGAGTCTGCAGCTCTTGGCTGCAGCTGGGCGGACGAAGAGGGCAGGCTGGCCCCAGCtggccccaggggccccagctcAGCCACACTGCTGCTCCGGCGGTCCAGTCCCAAGTCCAGAGGAAGCCTGGGCTCCAGCCACACGTTGctcccacctcttcctcctcccccaggggcCCCCTGGGGCTCGGCCACCTTCACTGTCACAGCCCCGCGGCCTTGCTCCTGTGGCCCAGTCACCTCCAGCCCCACTCCTCCTGCAGGGGCCAGGATCTTGCTCCTGGCCTCTGGACGCAGCCTGCTGGCGGCAAAGACGTTGAAGGTGTCGTCCCACTCAGGCGGGGCTTTCCCAGGGGAGGCcaggggggtggggctgggcctcGAGgcactggggagagagggagcaggtgaAGGACAGTTTAGTGCTATGTCGGCTAGGAGCTCCTCGAAGAAAGGGTTGCTCTGCATGGAGGTGAGGAACGGGTTGGTGAGACCCGAGAATCCAGATGGGGTGGCTTCGGGGGCGGCGGAGGCGGCAGcggtggcagcagcagcagcaggggaggCGGCTGCAAAAAGGTTAGTGCTTAGCAtgggagcagcagtgggaggaggagtggggagggccgGAGCacggggggagcaggggaggtggTGAGGAAGAGCAGCTGGGTCAGGTTCTACCTGAGGAGACACGTCCAGGCTGTGGAGGGAGACAAAACCGTGAGCCTCCTGGTTAATGCCAAGACCGGAACCGGCCTTGCTGAATACCCCTcgcctgcccacctccccacaccTGCCTCGGGCCGGGCACCGCATGCCACACCCACACGGGCTGGGTTCAGGCCGGTGTGCCAGGGGACAAAGGGAAGACCCCAACACATAATATGATTCGGGGCTGCCCAAGGAGGGAGACGCTGGGCAGAGCTCATGTAATCCCATGTCCAGGCAGGATCCCAGCCTCCACCAAAGGTTCTTCAGGGGCCCAGAGGCTGAAGAGTCTTGTCAATACCAGACTTAACGCCCACAGAACCAATCAGGTGTCTTACAGCCCctcaaagacagagaagaaagaaatactagCTGCATGAAGAGAATAAAGAGGCCAGAGAAAGGCCAGGCCTCGAGATCCGGCTGGGCAAAGCCAGCACAAATGGAAGCCCACAGGGTCCCTGGGATTCGGGCGGCTGGAACAGATGGGTTCTACTGACCTCTTGCAGAAACAGGAGGTAATGATGCGGCAGGCATCAGACAGGACAAAGTGTCCATCAAAAGAACCTGCCTCTCCCATTTCTTGGAGGGGTACCATCACCTGCCCATATGGACAGCAAGATCCTGCTGAGGCTAGCTCCTATCAGGTGCCCACCTGAGGGTGCCCCTCCCCAAGGGCACCCACAGGCCAGCCTTGAAAGTAGCCCCGCTCTGGAGATGAGGGCTGGAATGTAGCAGCAGCAGTGACTCAGGAGGTCATCTGGGGCCTCTTGGGGTCTTCACACACAGAGCACTGGCTCCCCTGGGAAAACCATTCCATGGTAGTGGCCCTACACTCCCACAGATGCTGGAGAACACTGGCTGGCCTCTGGGGGAGGGAGCACGGCCCTGCACTTGCACCTTGCCCATGGTGCAAGGCTGACTCACGCACAGGAACAGACTCAGAAACCAGAGCTCTCGGCTTCCTGGGGATGACCCCAGCAGACAGAAAACCAGGAAGACAGTCCATGCCCCAGTTTTAGTAAGGACAGTGGTTGGCAGCTGCCTCGTGGCTGAGCCCATCTGTCAGGCCCAGACCTGGGGGGCCTCTCTTACTGCCTGCTTCCCATCTTCCAGCTCCCACTCTAAGCCCCAAGACCCCCATTCCTTGATCCCTGCCCAAGTGAACATCCCAGAGACTCCTATACCTCCACTCAAGCTGCTGCTTCTCACGGGGAAACACTGGGGGGCAAGTCCGGAGGTGGCAGAAGCCAGGCTTTACAGCCAACCAGTGAGGCATgcaggctggggttgggggggcacctATGGAACAAGGCCAGGAATTCTGGAGCTCCCAGAAGTCTTCTGGGAAACGGGGCCCAGACAGAGCTGGCCGCACACAGAGCTGGGCAGAGTCTGGGCCAGCTTGTCTACAAACACTGGGGGGCAGACAATGGGAAGGACTCCAGCAAAGGTGGGTTTCCCAAGACAATCTGGGAGTCTGGGATTCTCACCTCACGGGCAGGGCACAGCCGGGTCCCAAACCCTGGCTTTCTCTGAAGAGCCCAGCTTCCAGAGACTCTCCTGCCTCTTGCGCCCTATAACTCCCCATTCAAGGGTGACTTCTCAGCCTCATACTACCACTTACAGATCGGGCCATGGGCTGGGGAGGAAGGTAAGAGTCCCATTGACTCCCACCCCGCCAGGCTTCCCAGCacttctctgcctctgtggtccTGACATagtgaaaatactgaaagcagtcAAATCCTAGGCCCGGAGTCCCAACCCCCACAAACATCCCTTCCCCCTTTACTCCAAGTTGGCTACAGTCAGGCCCAGGCATTATGTGTCTACCTCAGGGATGAAGGAGAGCAACAGACCACCACCATGTGGGTCAaagccctgcccccagcccacccccccaACTAGAGCAGCCATACCAGACACAGCCCAATTCTACCAGCAGGACTCAGCCCACAGGAACAGGACTGCcggagcctcctctctctccagaaCCCGTTCTGACAAGTGACCAAAGGCGTGTGGAGGAAGAGAGCTCCATCAACATTAAATAGCACCAGGCTTAGCTCTGCACACTCCCCGCCCCCTTACCCTTGGCCTGGCCCCACTCACCCTTGTGGTCTGACAATAATCTGGCTGGCTGTCAAGACTGcagggcaggagagcagcagggaaGTAGGCTGGGAGCCCCAGGCAAGGCTAGCACCCTCCCCACCACTGGCTCCCCAGAGGTACACACAAACCCGTTGGTATGGAACCAGCGAAGAGCTCTCCCTAGAGGAAGAGACTCCAGGTGCCAGGCCCAGCAGGCTCCCAAAAGCCGGTGGCACCTCTGAGAGCACCCTGTCCATCCCTCTACCCaatgatacacacacacccccacctgcTTCCCCACATACCTCCCTTACCCTGGATCCACACCAGGGGCACACCTGTCCCCTCCCTACCACTCCAGCTGGCACAGATCAGAGACCCATTCCCATAGGGGGTTACCCCTGCAGGTTATGCTCTGAGGACAGAGCCTGCCAAGCCAGCTAGCACAGTGCCATCCCCCCCAGCACATGGagaggacttcaacatatgaggACTTGTCCTCTCTTTAAGGAGCAAGGTTGGGGGAAGAAATGAGAAGTCCAAATGTCTCTTCCCCCACAACCTGAGAGAATAAAACTTTAGGGCCTGCAGGAACCTTAGGACTGCTGGTAAAACCTTAACACAGGAATCCCCCCTTCTCTCCGCAGCCCCCCGACTTAAACATGGCCGTGGCTGGGTGACAGACTGCATCACCAGGCCAGCCCTGCAGCTG encodes the following:
- the RAB11FIP5 gene encoding rab11 family-interacting protein 5 isoform X1 — protein: MALVRGAEPAAGPSRWLPTHVQVTVLRARGLRGKSSGAGSTSDAYTVIQVGREKYSTSVVEKTPGCPEWREECSFELPPGALDGLLRAQEADAGPAPWAAGSAAACELVLTTMHRSLIGVDKFLGQATVALDEVFGAGRAQHTQWYKLHSKAGKKEKERGEIQVTIQFTRNNLSASMFDLSMKDKPRSPFSKIKDKMKGKKKFELESASAILPSSALEDPELGSLGKMGKAKGFFLRNKLRKSSLTQSSTSLGSDSTLSSASGSLAYQGPGAELLTRSPSRSSWLSSEGGRDATQSPKLLTHKRTYSDEASQMRATPPRSLLDLQGHLETASRSSLCVNGSHIYNEEPQALPRHRSSISGPFPPSGSLHSVSSRPTEEGARPADDFGGRGSRRTSISEVLLGQEELSSRAKVLVPGTSRSGEEEGARLPEGKPVQVATPMVASSEAVAEKEGARKEERKPRMGLFHHHHQGLSRSELGRRGSLGEKGGPTLGASPHHPSSGEEKAKSSWFGLREAKEPTQKPSLDVSPQVEPDPAALPHHLPCSPRAPALPTPPPTAAPMLSTNLFAAASPAAAAATAAASAAPEATPSGFSGLTNPFLTSMQSNPFFEELLADIALNCPSPAPSLPSASRPSPTPLASPGKAPPEWDDTFNVFAASRLRPEARSKILAPAGGVGLEVTGPQEQGRGAVTVKVAEPQGAPGGGGRGGSNVWLEPRLPLDLGLDRRSSSVAELGPLGPAGASLPSSSAQLQPRAADSEADREPPAPGGDAGQSPADSATSLFSSPEVISVWERLPGPDDAPEVQEAASRGEGQLSHELNTVDDSWPWDMLTISPVAETSSPVLRGESDEQMQPESPEPVSPGGSKGPVPQEPEHKPKQVSDREPQPGRPPPKPPRLFTPSESQEKEEEVAVVAAAAGGLRSRGAETGGEDSLPSPLVAGPREAKEEVQTPGAESDSHSSGTLPCGPGLQDKAEGAGPPVPQLPLSPPTSCPEGPTPVPCYSESVAPQSLQIWGAPEKGESPEGPEARRQGPVEEGLGPLLDSSQHTDVWASEEDALNPFLSQESQDPPSLPSISPPGSREPSILSGPEELPTPPEPAFPPPPLPSWAGHHHGGPSPPCSPLPGAQPLTSSSPTLGEPASSPGGSPAPPGEDHAATTPASPLVLLPLETRPAEEPQSSASPHPVKPLSAAPVEGSPDRKQPRSSLSTALSSGLEKLKTVTSGGIQPVAPAPQVGQTVDTKRLKDSGVLDQSAKYYHLTHDELIGLLLQRERELSQRDEHVQELESYIDRLLVRIMETSPTLLQIPPDPPK
- the RAB11FIP5 gene encoding rab11 family-interacting protein 5 isoform X2 → MALVRGAEPAAGPSRWLPTHVQVTVLRARGLRGKSSGAGSTSDAYTVIQVGREKYSTSVVEKTPGCPEWREECSFELPPGALDGLLRAQEADAGPAPWAAGSAAACELVLTTMHRSLIGVDKFLGQATVALDEVFGAGRAQHTQWYKLHSKAGKKEKERGEIQVTIQFTRNNLSASMFDLSMKDKPRSPFSKIKDKMKGKKKFELESASAILPSSALEDPELGSLGKMGKAKGFFLRNKLRKSSLTQSSTSLGSDSTLSSASGSLAYQGPGAELLTRSPSRSSWLSSEGGRDATQSPKLLTHKRTYSDEASQMRATPPRSLLDLQGHLETASRSSLCVNGSHIYNEEPQALPRHRSSISGPFPPSGSLHSVSSRPTEEGARPADDFGGRGSRRTSISEVLLGQEELSSRAKVLVPGTSRSGEEEGARLPEGKPVQVATPMVASSEAVAEKEGARKEERKPRMGLFHHHHQGLSRSELGRRGSLGEKGGPTLGASPHHPSSGEEKAKSSWFGLREAKEPTQKPSASRPSPTPLASPGKAPPEWDDTFNVFAASRLRPEARSKILAPAGGVGLEVTGPQEQGRGAVTVKVAEPQGAPGGGGRGGSNVWLEPRLPLDLGLDRRSSSVAELGPLGPAGASLPSSSAQLQPRAADSEADREPPAPGGDAGQSPADSATSLFSSPEVISVWERLPGPDDAPEVQEAASRGEGQLSHELNTVDDSWPWDMLTISPVAETSSPVLRGESDEQMQPESPEPVSPGGSKGPVPQEPEHKPKQVSDREPQPGRPPPKPPRLFTPSESQEKEEEVAVVAAAAGGLRSRGAETGGEDSLPSPLVAGPREAKEEVQTPGAESDSHSSGTLPCGPGLQDKAEGAGPPVPQLPLSPPTSCPEGPTPVPCYSESVAPQSLQIWGAPEKGESPEGPEARRQGPVEEGLGPLLDSSQHTDVWASEEDALNPFLSQESQDPPSLPSISPPGSREPSILSGPEELPTPPEPAFPPPPLPSWAGHHHGGPSPPCSPLPGAQPLTSSSPTLGEPASSPGGSPAPPGEDHAATTPASPLVLLPLETRPAEEPQSSASPHPVKPLSAAPVEGSPDRKQPRSSLSTALSSGLEKLKTVTSGGIQPVAPAPQVGQTVDTKRLKDSGVLDQSAKYYHLTHDELIGLLLQRERELSQRDEHVQELESYIDRLLVRIMETSPTLLQIPPDPPK